DNA from Miscanthus floridulus cultivar M001 unplaced genomic scaffold, ASM1932011v1 os_2560, whole genome shotgun sequence:
tggtcacgtgattacttatattaatgagcaataaaagaaaattgtgaatatatgaatttgTTATCCCCAACCGGTACTAatcccccaccccccccccccccccttccttTTCTTATCTCTGTTCCTATAGTCTATATTCGTATTTCATATTTGTTTCCTTTACGTATACAAGTTCTAATACGGTCATATATGGAAAGTTCTATATATCTATAATGTTACATTTGCGATCTTTAGAGAGAACCACTTCTGATAATAATTCAAATACACAAGAAAAGTAAGTACGTACTTAAGTTGATACACCACTACTTGTCTTAGAGAGAAGTTCAAATACATAAGACAAATGTTACATCCATCCGGATACCATATAAAGATATAAATCATAATTCATATCTGCAATCTTAAAGTCTAGATCGTTATCAATATAAGTTAGAGCACGAACTAGTGCACTCTCTAGCGATTGAGAATAAGTTGAAGTTGGACAACCATAAATCTCAAACAATGGTGGGTCCGTCGCTTGAAATGCATTGTAGAAAGATATCTTTGCCTGGAGCGTCAAATCTCTAGTACGCGTCGGGTGTCGAACGCTGAAACTATATCCCAATCTTTCCACGACTTGCTCCAGAATTGCTTGAAAGCTTATTGCCGCCCAGGTTTGGCCATAGATATCCTAAAAGAAGAGAATATCATTACTATGAAATTTAAAATATGTAACATAATTGAATATAAAAGGATGATTAGATCCATACTATGTCATGTTGATTTGAAAGACAGCTTCTCAGCAGTCATAATCACACTACTGCTTCCCTCCTGAAGCGCCTTTATTTTAAAATAAGAGTAGTCCtggtagaaaatccgtactagttgaccttgcttacatgatcatctcggcgagcatttctccaccggacggcaccgtaattggccacggaagagctccgattctacgaggaagggaacatggtcttccacgaccgttgacgctctccctcgtagaatcaaagctcctccttgacatccgttaccgctcggcagagaacatgctagccgagatgaacacagtccgcaagttcaactagtacggattttctacaattttctaactattttctaagtatttcatttcatggaaaaattaattctaaaaaataaaaggcatgatttctaagtatttcaattttctataatttttatCTACtccaacaattttatataatttcCTAGCTATTCTCTACTAATGCATAAATCAAAATATAAATAATAATGACGTCGTTGGGGGCGCGGGGCAGGCGGCGGCGTTTGGGCCGGCGGCGCAGAGGGAGGCGTTGGGGCCGGCGCGGCCGGAGGGGCGGCGTTGGGGGCGGCGACGACGGGGCCGGGGCGCGGACGGGGAGGCGGGGGCGCTTTGACGGTGGCGAGACGGCGTCGGGGCGGCAATGCCGCGCGTACGTCACGGCTGAGGCGGCGAGCGGGGTAGTCCGGGGCAGGGCGGCGGCGTACCTGGCCAGAACGGCGTCGTCTGAAGCGCGGCCAGTTGGGGGGGGAGGCGACGGCGTCGGTGTCAGCGACGAAGGCGACAGATGCGGCAGATGGGGTCGGCGGCGGAGGTTCTTGGCAGCCGGACGGGGCTGGGCAACACACGCGCGTGAGGAAGATGAAGCGGAGGAGGCTGGCGAGGTGTTTCGGGAGGAGGAGGTAGACCGTCGAAGAGCACCAGTGCGGGCGTCGAAGAGGCGCACGGAGACGAAGAGTGAGGAGAAAGAAGAAACGgccgccttatataggggagggacctttagtcccagctcctgtaaacgcccgggactaaaagacctttagtcccggctagtaataccagccgggactaaaggtattacctttagtcccggctcgtaataccagccggggctaaaggtgtattttggcgGGCCACACTAAAGGTGTATTTGGGCTGCAGTTTCACTTCCCAcccgtttcaagctccatttgtttttttatatatttctttctataaaatgttaaagtcttgttaattgcacagtaaattaaatacaaggcataaattAAATACAgtaaattaattgcacagttaaTTTCTTTCTATACATGACATACCGggtatgcatctaacttctcatactcctcgccacAGTAGAGGATGCagtgacatgcatgtatcttctagatttctaatcccaaagggcagactacctgttttgcttcatacgtagtggcgggcaattcgttatccttcggaagcatcttcttttggattttcagtaactccccaaatcccttgtcagatacaccattctttgcctttcattgcagcaattccagtgtggtacccaactttttctgccccgcatcacaagttgggtatagcaatttcttgtgatcctctagcatacgctcgaacttgatcttctccttttcacttttccaTTCTCTTTGTGCGCCACGAAtagcctgaccaagatcatcagtgggctcatcttctgcccctacctctttttCAGCtttccccattgcagtatcattgaaggcaccatattcagcaataatgtcatcatcgtcccattgttcttcttcaccttcttccattacaaccccggtttcttctcgtgcttcgtccaacaaatatagtttggcatgaaacccgacttcaacaagtgtgaatgaagactccttgagctagcatattctttCAAATTCTaccatatggcacatggacagcacatgaaaccatcgcgtttgtttgcctcggccacacgtaagaaagaatgcacgccctcaatgaactcttgagagcggtgatcagcattgtacattcaatgtcggctcatctgcattacatgacatacataccatataaAAACCtataacataattagttaattatacgacatgcataccaccacacaaggtattaatttatgaaagtctcgctacaatgtagataatcctaactaccactaaaaaaactaaagctaaaatgcacttcagcagcata
Protein-coding regions in this window:
- the LOC136535143 gene encoding extensin-like; protein product: MGKAEKEELGLKVPPLYKAAVSSFSSLFVSVRLFDARTGALRRSTSSSRNTSPASSASSSSRACVAQPRPAAKNLRRRPHLPHLSPSSLTPTPSPPPPTGRASDDAVLARYAAALPRTTPLAASAVTYARHCRPDAVSPPSKRPRLPVRAPAPSSPPPTPPLRPRRPQRLPLRRRPKRRRLPRAPNDVIIIYILIYALVENS